The DNA sequence CTCATTAAGACTATATAAATAGAACAACATCAGTAGGTATCAACATAATTTACTATCTTTGCTTTCTCTTTTTACCGCTACTATCGATGGATcaactttattatatttacgcGGCCAACAACTATAAACTATATGGCTttatagaaaagaaaagagaaaaaaaaaagaattaagtaaaataaattttagaaaaaatatatattgatgtGATCTTCGTCAACTCATACgatttttattacattttaattgccatatatatatgatgaacCCTTCACCCATGTGTATGGAGGTGCAGTGCAGTGTGTTCATCATTAATTTGCCAATAATAGTGATTTTGCATTTGGAACTTGGCAATTGGCACAATTGGCATATTGCTCAGGGCAGGGGCGGAGCCAGGATAAAAAATTAAGGGGGCCaaactatattataaatttaggtgataaataaattagaaatacttTATTAAATGAGATATTCGTAGTAAAATTTTCTTAGCATTTACATTTATTACATATGATCCTAATATAAAAAAGTAGTAAAAAATATTGTACTTTACGATTTTTTCACTAAAAaagcttttatttatttaacttaagaaaaattgattttatttttctattcaaatttgtatatttttaattaaaaatataaataattaatatcgtAAGATAAGATAATTTTGTCGCTATTTTTTTTAGGATCATATGTGTACTGCAAATATTATGGGAGTTTCATtgtaaatattctttattaaattcataattaaattaaaatacataatttttttcttgtatATCACAAAATTCATCGATAAaggaatttatattaaatttttggtGATTTctctttcaatatatatttacaaacaATCACATAAAAATTCATTCTATCTTTTCGGAGAATGTAGTCTTCACTATATTGGTAGTTGAGAAAAATTACTTTGTGGTAGCTATAAAAAATGAAAGAGTAAGAGAAAGAATTATCATTTTATacttagaaaaatctaaaatagcttatcttaccaagtaaattaatattattagagaaaaaataaatatcttaaaaaaaaagaaaatagaatagaattttataaaattaagtatataaaattaattctagaacataccatatatatatataattttagtttgACTTTGTCAAACAAGATCTCCAATGTACTCAattataaaaacaaattgaattaCATAACTagcaaaagaagaaaaaaaaatcaaataaaatatagaAACTTAACCACAGGCATATAGAATATCTAGGGGGGCCATGGCCTCTTTATGCTATATAGTACGTCCGCCCCTGATATTGCTGATATGACGTGACATCACTCACTATTATTTACTTCAACTACTCTACTAATTTCCTTATTATTAGAACTaagtttctttcaaaaaaaaaaaaaaattccttattattataatatagattgattaattatataatcACGCTTCCTCCTCACACAACCCAAATTATTAATTGATAGATATATCTTATTCTTTTGTATTTGTACGGCTTATTATTATTGCTGTAAATTTTATGTCCCTATTTTTTACGTAGACGAGTCTTGCCTTTTCTAGTTCTTTCTACAAAACTCCCGTcacacattaaataaataataaatcataattaaACTTCTTAATTACATCAAAATCTTGAAATATGAGAACTATATGGAATTTGGTTTAAAACACAACTAAGAAATTGATTTAACATATTGGTACGTAATAAATGATGTTGATCATTGAAACATCCTCAAAAGCACTAATCTAAAAAGAAGTACTTCTGAAGAAGAAGTAGAAAAAGACACTAGctataattaaattcaaaagactTAAGAACACGTATACTGATCAATCTAGTGCATACATGCATGCAAAGatacaatataaataattattagtaaaattaaatttgtaaaTAACCTTATTATGAATAATTAAACGGCTATtagttgttgctgttgttgttgctgAGCTTCGACCCTGATTTCCTCCTTCATTTTCCTAATGAACTCTTCAATCTTTTTGTTGAGTTCATCAGTACTTATCAACTCTTCATCGTATTTACTCGCTTCTTGCTTACTCAAAATGTAGTCGCTGCCACCATCATCACCATTGTCGTTTTCATTCTCATCATCAAATAATGTAGTAGAAGTACTATTCATGATAAGACTCAGATCATCACCACCATCATTATTATCATCCTGATCAGCACATTTTTTCACTTGTTCAAGATCAGCTTCTTGTTGTTGAGCTTGTTCATCTTGATCTGTCGCTTCTTCCTCAAAAACGACATCATGATCAGCTGAATTAGACTCCAGTACTTGATGTTCTTCAACGACAACGGCtgttgctgctgctgctgtTGCTGTTTTTGCTGAATTAATTGTGGTTTGGTCTAAACAAGAGGAGATGTAATCGCCTGATGAAACAGAGGTTTTGGCGAGAAAAACAAGGATTCCGTTACAAATAAGGAACATGTACTTTCTTTCAAGTGTGCGAGTGAACAAtgagaaaaggaaagttgagaAGTAGACACTGAATGAATGAGGGAAGAAAGAAACGCCATGGGAGTAACAATAGAAAAAAGACAAAATAGTGACTGATACAACAACCTGCAAAGTCCTTCTCAACAAATATTGGTACTTTTATAATTATTGTTAGACTTTGCAACAATTGAATAATGATCACCATAACCATATGACTGGAGCTTCTGGTATTCATGAATTTCATCCATTAATATTACttatattatttcttttaattgaaagataaaataataaaaggcaAAAGCTAGCTAGGGAGAAGGAGAAGAATAAGCTTAACAGGGAATTATTGCTTTCGTTGATATGTGAAAATGAAATTTcttgattttagtttcttttgaaTATTGATGATCGATGTCTCTCCTTctctatttatattttatatataggtACTAGCTAGTCCTACAAGTTGTCCTAACAGTTTCATAATTCCATGGGGTATACTTGCCAAATTACCAATGTTGACCTTTGTGATTGAATAAGTAATGGGCAAAAATGGAACTTTCAATTAATTATGGAGACAATTTAAGTACCTTTTTTTTTAGGGTAGACTATTTAGGTACTTGTAAAATCCCTTCATCactgttatattttatttatttatatagattttgtcTTAAAAGATCAGATTCTTTTGAAGTTTCTAGTTGTCACCACTACCGTACGTGATAATGTGAGCCTTGTCACAGTGAGAAAATTGGTCTTTTTGTTCACCTCATTCACATGATAGAATAAATTAGATTAAGAATAATTCTTtgctatattaataaaataattaaagggGTCCACAAGTAACCACCAAAACTAGTGAGTCAGGtcgaaaaaatattaatttatttttgctcaattaatatataatttatttatttgtctgTCAACGGTGCAAGTACTCTATTTGTTCGAAACGaaagtatattttataaaaaatgaatAGTACGTCAAGTTTCATTGATTGATTTATGGATACAACGCTTGTTGGCCCAAGTTATTTCCTCTTCTAAGAATTGATAAAAGGAAAGAAACAAAATCAAGTCACAGTAGAGTACGTAAGGCAACtaaattaaacattaaaaataatcaaaatgatTAAGTGAAGTTAGCTAGCGCATGATTCACATATATATCTACCCtagaaatttgaaaatatatatgtattttatgagAAGTATAGCACAAGTAATTATTATGTTCAATGACTTATTAAGTATTTAACCCCCGAAACTTGATTCAGTATGAACTAATCATCATGTCAATTAGTACTTTATTTTTTcctaaataaaaactaatactttattatatttgtatacatGGACAAATAATGTTTCTTTGCATATATATTGTGACGTAATATTATTATGAAGAAGGTTTGTTGTAAAAGTCATCTACGATCGAGCGATATAtagaaataaaaggaaactaatcAAAGctaaacaaaacaaacaatgtCTAAAATCGCGTAGTGTATTGTTAGGATTTATAATATcatattattatcatttattttttttgagaaaatatatGGGAATTTTGTTAGAcatgaatttttcaatttaaagtTATATCTTTATGATTTTACAGCTTAAATCCttacaaaaataaatgattTTACAGCTTTAATTTATCAATCATTATGAATTTGTCGACcctataatttaaatattactagTTTTTCTAACTAAATTAAATACAatgaattatgttttttttaaaaaaaataaagaatcttTCGCTCTAAGAATTTGTTAAAAATTCAAGATTatgctaattaattattatttgtacATTGAAAACTAACAAACCTTGCAAAGTGGGAAAATATTTACGTActaaaaaatgcagaaaatggAATAAACCCAATCTCAATATATATAACGTGATGAATTAACCAAAGAAGCATACTATCATTTATCAGACCTCTAACTATGGTTAGCCACAAATTTGACATCTCATATGCTTACGTATGTgtactatataataattttcGGAAAAAAATAATGGTAATATATATTgtcagaaatatatatataggtgtaCATTTAAGTGCTCGTGAGTCGTGAGAGAAAGATTGCCAGAAGTTTCCAGAAAGTAACTCACCAACAAAAAGGTATTCATGATCTGCCACACGATTATACCACATCGGGAAAATACGATAATAACCCTGACAATAATAGTGATCGATTTGTCAATATATGGACAAATCTCATTTCTTGTTCATTACCCTGTAAAGAAAAATGCAACCTCGTAATTACAGCTAGTGGTTTCTAATGAATTAACTAATTTTGAAAATCCATAAGTGGAATTCAATAAGCAAAGCATGTATATTAATTCCCAGAAAAGCAATTCCACATAAGCTCTGACTGTTATACACTTTTTTCTTGTAATAACTATAGTCTATAGCTCAATGTCATGGCAGCCTTCTCCCCTTCAAAACTAAAGTAGTACAGCTACTACATTTTCTTCTATGCACAAAAGACAAGTGAAAAAGTACCATATACTAATACCACCAGAAAATTTCATAGACTGACTTTTTGAAATATTACAGGCTCGATCGCTCGCTAGGCGCTAGCTAGTACAATAAGGCTTCATACGATTGAACCAGagagaaatatatttatatatatatatagtaatagcAATACACAAAACATGCGAATTTGTTTATTATATCTGGAAGTGGAACGAGACATGCAATATAGCATCAATCTAGTACTGATCAGGCCACAAAAATGCTCCTTTTGCATATTCCCTTTTCTCATAAAGAGTGCCCTTAAAATTAAGACCATATTCCATGAGAAGAGTGTCCAATCTCCACTCGTCCATTTTCTCATAGTCTGCCTTGGAATAACGAGGGTAATGAAGAGGCATTTGGAAACCAGAAGGGTAATTAGACGACAGCCCCTCCTTAGTAATAGAATTCACTTGTAAGCTCTTCACCTGATCATGATGATCCCCATTAACAATATTGGCTTGGTGATTAGGGTACCCCACTGCAGAGGCCATCTGATTAGACGGAGTACAGCTGTTTGTGTCCTTAGTAGTGTACCCCAAAACGTGGCACGCCGAGTGAACAACCCACCTCAAGGCTGccatctctctcttctctcttctaTCTCTCTATGGACAGAAAGAGACAATAAGATTTTGGAGCTAAAGAAAGAACCAAATATTTTAAGGTGTTTTTCTTGAAGCAAACTCTCAAAGACTAAACTCGTATTTATAGCTAAAATGTAGGACAGACTAATGAAACTGTATGACGAAATTAATTTGCttcttaataaaataataacgccAATCGAAAATACATAGCGTATATTAgaattgaataataattaaacaaagAAACACAGATGTGTATTTTTGTATGGCTTTTTGTAGTGCCAGCATAGCATATACCGTATATGTAAATTGGCTATTCTTTCTTTATTGTGGTGATTAATTTGTCACtttgttttctttaattaatatatttcctAATAAATAATTGAAAGAGTTGCGTGTATGAGAATAGGAGGAGGAGGAGCCATTACTCATGTCGTCATAGTCAATAATGTTCAGTGACTTTCGGATCAAGATTTAAAAGAAATTAACTTATATGGCTTTTGCGTCTACATATATTAATGCACAGCTTAATTGTAGAGTGGAGCCGAAGAAAAAACCTAAAGGGTGTAGGACAGAATACAAGAGGGgcgttattaattataattagtaaTAAGAAAACGAAATGTAACTGATTTAATTGTCAAAAGCTGTACGTATTGCCTTAACAAAGAGGTAACAGTATTGAAAAAAAGCTTGGCTGTGAACTGAGAGCAAGTTCAAGCCACAATTTTTATACACAATTAGCTGTAGAGCTTGTCCATTGATTTTTTATTCTAATGATAAAAATTGTTCCAAATATTCTATTACTCTCTTCTGTTTATTAAttcttttgaatttttttgcTAGTACAACTCTAATAAAATAATGCTAATCTCCCcagtacaaataaaaaatacatataataaatatataaaataataaattattaataaacttgaTTTTTAGCTAATTTATACTTACATAGTTTCTCATACTGCAATTGTTaaggaatattttcaattacttTTATCGTTTTTGagaatactttttttttgaaaaaagaaaaaagaaaaatcacacCACAAAACTCTATACATTTAATAATTCAATCAAAATTAACTAAACTAATCAAATTCGATCTAGTATTGCAAATAAAGGTCGGGTTTTTTGACATAGCACAAAATTAGCACGAGCATGATTAGgcacaaaaaaatataagtttagACACGATGCTATAAAATGGCACTACACGACACAAAAATATATCTTCAAACACGACATAGCATGGGAAGCACTAAAAGTACAACACATAAGAAAGATTAGTAGATCAGTCTGAAATACATGACATACGACAAACCCAAAAGTACAGAAGTAAGACATATTAAAAaccttatatataatttattattattattgataattatagtaataataataagttatgaattatcaattataaataagttaaataattataaaattttataattaaaaatattaaaaaataaaaagttaagattatatattaatttatttatacgatttatataaaaatttaagtatttctaaataaatatttttgaattctAATGatgctaataattttttatatataatattatttaaaagtcatataaatataactaaatgtataaaatatacatatattttagtaattataaaaaatatatttatatgaaaaaaaataaaatatgaatttaaGCCCTAATATGAAAAGGGAACGACCTGTTTAAAGTAAAATTTATTGGGCccttataggcgacggttttaaaacCGTCAGGTATAAGAGCCCAATAAAAAATCGTTACCTACTTTTCGTCACATTTCTCACGTGTCcacctactttttttttctatttcccaCATGCCCACCTAATTCTTCTCACCTATATCTTCTCTATTTCTCACACCCTAAAACGAAAATCTTAGCTCTCCGAAACCCCACCCACGCATCCGCACCATCGCCCTCCTCTCTCGTCGTCTTCCTCCCTCTCTTGATCTCTCTTATCGTCTCTCTCATCCATCAATCTCCATCCATCCCTCCTCTCGTTGGTCTCCCTCTCCTCTTCGTCGCATACatcggaccaccaccacctcccatCGTTGTCCCTCTCATCTTCGTCTCATACGTcagaccaccaccacctcctctctctctctctctctctctctctctctctctctctctctctctctctctctctctctctctctctctctctctctctctctctctctctctctctctctctctctctctctgagctcggtataaatacatttatttatatacttttttatttattatatatatttattttgttattatataaatttaatgtgttttaaagttagttgttattgtaataaaattaaattagttgttttattttaatttaggtaaaattataaactaatgcaggaaaaaaataaaggaaaatacaaatctgtatttttttccctttttttatgTTCCCGACAGTTTTTTAACTGTCGCCTATTTTGCCCGTTTTACGACGATCGTATATGCGACGGTTATAGAAACTGACAGGATTACTTTAAACGACTGTTTAAAAACGCCAAGAAAAACTATTTTTATAGTAGTGCACATTAAAATATCCTTTAACACTTCTTTATTGATTGAATATGAGAAATAtgtcaaattaataataaaaaagtgtaaaatttacaaaataaccaCATCCAAATCATTTTAAGATGACACAATGTAATTGCAATTTTAGAGTGGctgttaggggtgttcataaaatagtcgATCCATTCCGTAAAATGTGAATATTCGGACTTGTGcatattagattggattggaaaattcaaaatctatacttgtgcggattgaatgttgattgaaatATAAAAACCGATCTAATTCAATctacaaatatttataaaaaataaaataaaaaattatatataaaatgaacattttaatgtaataaaaatagtaatttaaaagtctaatacatataatacaattatattttaaaatttaatagatcaaatgtatattctattcttatatataatattttttgtacatacaatttaaagcaaaattacatttctttaaacatataaattttttttcttcctttgaatttgttatttgtttgttattttatttatcttaatttgttgTAGGAgacattaaataatttaatattaaaaaataacttatCTAATTCGTACTTTTGCGGATTGAATTagattggatttgagctattgtttgaattggattggatccaaaatataaaatatacacTTAGTGTGAATCAGATGCACTACTACGAGTAAAATAATagggattgaattgaatgaaCACTCGTGCCAtgtatttattttgtaaatattgttataaaaataaaaacataaagtcTATTTTCGAGAATACTCAATAAATGTAGTGCATAGGGAATTAACAGTCAACAAGAGAGTAGGGTAATACTAAGAGCATCTCCAAAGAGATACCAAATTTGGTGTTACACTATCACTAAATTTGgtgtcaaaaattatttctactccaaccacaacaccaaaaattacactaaaaaaaatattccttattattatattaattttttaataaattaaaaaaataatatcatattaattaacaaaaattaccacaattgttatatttaattaataatttaaataaacttaCTAATGTGATTAAAGACAATAATACTGTAAAATCGGCGAAATTCGATAAATCAGTGCCGAAACAGGTAGGAGTAAATCAGTGCACCACTTTTAAAGAAGTGCTTTATTTTCGgcttattaaatttttctaaatttttttaaattttacaggatgtcttattataatatacactactatataaaaaaaatagactaaaaaagttTGTCGGGTGCCGAAATAAATAGGAGTAGATTCGTACATCACTTTTAAAAATgtgtattaaaaaatttcccaaaaaataattcttaattttacaaatataataatataaatattaattaaattattaaaaaaactaaaaaaaaaaaaaatgtcgtTGCTACTGTTAAGCAAAAATTTcacatttagaatattaaaaataaatgcaaaacaTAATTTCACCTATGCCAAAATTATAGCAtaagagtttattaatttaagttcgacccatccaagattataagaataacctcttaaTTACAATCCTTTCAAATAAAGGAAATACCATTTGATTCCAATTACGacgatattaaataattaaaataaatttggaaAATTTGGGGTAAATTTAGAATTGCAGCTGAACTCAGTCCATTCAATTAACCGAGCTGCCTACATACCTTCTTTGTGAAGGATCAAGCCACTTGTAGTTCAGAATGCGGTATTTTAGAATTTGGATATAAGGATTCCGGTAGATGACCACTTTCAGGAATCATTtgctattttgaaaatttggaaATATTCCTAGGTGTATGACCTTTTATGGAATTTTGAGAGTTATGTTTTATACCATTTTGCGGTATCGGGGACTGCACTTAGTCTTAGCAACTAAGTTGCCTACGTATCCTTTTATAGGAATCAAGTCAAACGTAGTTCCGACAATCTTTGTGAAAGTTAATTCACTTTGCCATtttgaggtgaatgacctcatTTAGCATTTTGAGATAAGAGAACCTcacttgagattttttttttttttaggtaaaAGACCTCATTTGAGAATtttgaggtgaatgacctcatTTAGAATTTTTATAGAGGTGAATGACCTCATTTGGGATTTGATGAGATTAATGACCTCTTTGAGAATTTTAGAAATTTTGATTGTACCTAATATTGGCAATTAGGTTGCCTACGTACCCAAAATGGGATCAAATCGAACGTAGTTCATAAAAAATTGCATCTTCATGATCTCTTATTCTTTAAAGACATTGAGTTTATTTTGGTTCGAAACTCATTTTGGTCTAATTTTAGTGAATTGGAAGATCACTCGGATTACAATTCTATTTTGATGAGAATTGTAACATAAAATTCAAAACTACTCTAAATCTTGTGTCTTTATAAAAGTAATTTGAATCTTATATTATGAAGTTAAATTTCATAATGTTTGAGAGAAATATTTTTGACAAGAAAAATATTGTGATTGTATTTTTAGTCATGTTCATATTGTTATGTATGAATGTAATTAATTAACTTTTCGTAtatcacatattttttatacacagtaaatctctttttttttcattcatttatacatatatatatataaagatcgTGGCTAACATACCCGACTTTCACAATAGCTAAATATGTGTTACCACGCTATGGTTAGTTGAGACAAAAGAATTTTAATTACATCAAACATCAAATATTTGATCTCCCAGATTCATGCATTCGTACATAtacgtatatacatatattgagTACAGTatgtatcaatatatatatgtatgggtatgctcttaatgggtattacccatatatgggtattttattcttgaccattggatcaaatatctaatggatgatatttataatcattaattaaatattaaaaaattaatatttcctattttgttattctctatattcctaaaatagataaaactattaatagaaatgaaaaatttataaatggaattattatttagaaaataaaacacaactaaaaaaattaacaaactattttttttttaataaaaattattttaaagattaaaaagaaaaaaaatgtatatttatctttttataaaatttcttcatactagaattctaaattgcattactgaaaataaaaaaaaaataataattttaaactttaaactgtaatacacataaaatgtataagatttttttttaaacctaaaatctttaattttataataattaacaattatttatatgtttttattttttttttaaaatacttgagcttaccaaatctataagaacaaaaccaatgaagaaaattttaacaaaaaaaaaatgaaagaagaaaaaagtgtcataaacattattgaataatggcaattgCCGACACAAGAATTTCAAagacaaaaattatatttgacc is a window from the Cannabis sativa cultivar Pink pepper isolate KNU-18-1 chromosome 1, ASM2916894v1, whole genome shotgun sequence genome containing:
- the LOC115706871 gene encoding pheromone-processing carboxypeptidase KEX1-like — translated: MFLICNGILVFLAKTSVSSGDYISSCLDQTTINSAKTATAAAATAVVVEEHQVLESNSADHDVVFEEEATDQDEQAQQQEADLEQVKKCADQDDNNDGGDDLSLIMNSTSTTLFDDENENDNGDDGGSDYILSKQEASKYDEELISTDELNKKIEEFIRKMKEEIRVEAQQQQQQQLIAV
- the LOC115707288 gene encoding uncharacterized protein LOC115707288 is translated as MAALRWVVHSACHVLGYTTKDTNSCTPSNQMASAVGYPNHQANIVNGDHHDQVKSLQVNSITKEGLSSNYPSGFQMPLHYPRYSKADYEKMDEWRLDTLLMEYGLNFKGTLYEKREYAKGAFLWPDQY